Proteins co-encoded in one Astyanax mexicanus isolate ESR-SI-001 chromosome 1, AstMex3_surface, whole genome shotgun sequence genomic window:
- the LOC125783001 gene encoding uncharacterized protein LOC125783001: MLLERQQKTTNTCFQPRSLIASTITYVDDFLKSLPSQHEAIQMVKDLAALCHKGGFHLTQWISNNREVLQTIPEKDRSKNLRELNLDRDELPIERALGLYWCVQTDTFKFKMMEKERPHTRRGILSVVSSVYDPLGFLVPVTLPAKLMLHELCRKNYGWDDQIPQSLEQQWIKWLTDLQQVNAFKVDRCIKAQDFGQLDHAQLHHFSDASENGYGTVTYLRLQNQNNVHVSFLLGKSRVAPLKQITIPRLELTAAVLAVRIDKMLRTELQLPLDDSCFWTDSTSVLKYIKNEEKRFRTFVANRVSTVREITDITQWRYIHTTQNPADDASRGLKVGKLLTNKRWLKGPDFLRTTKEEWPEVNLDLCIAPEDPELKREHKINAVIIETNVTSQLIEYFSDWKRLKIAVAWMLKLKHILMELSKKRKELLKSSDRPCNIELEVKRIKAALGPQSLSSEDLTEAENAVIRFSQFEKFANEIVALSSGKYEVRKDSTIHRLNPVLEHELLRVGGRLCNAAMPEEIKHPIILSKDQHVSKLILKHIHEQVGHGGRNQVLSKYVRNIG, from the coding sequence ATGCTCTTAGAAAGACAGCAGAAGACAACAAACACATGTTTCCAACCGAGGTCATTGATAGCGTCCACAATAACTTATGTTGATGATTTTTTGAAAAGTCTTCCATCTCAACACGAAGCTATCCAAATGGTTAAAGATCTTGCTGCACTTTGCCATAAAGGTGGCTTCCATTTAACACAATGGATTAGCAACAATCGTGAGGTTTTACAAACCATTCCAGAAAAGGATAGATCTAAAAACCTGAGGGAACTGAATTTAGATCGGGATGAACTGCCCATTGAAAGAGCTCTTGGACTTTATTGGTGTGTCCAGACAGACACCTTTAAGTTCAAAATGATGGAAAAGGAGCGACCGCATACTAGACGTGGAATTTTATCAGTGGTGAGCTCAGTCTACGACCCTTTGGGATTTCTTGTTCCTGTAACACTTCCAGCCAAACTTATGTTACATGAGCTGTGCAGAAAGAACTATGGCTGGGATGATCAAATTCCCCAAAGCCTCGAACAACAGTGGATAAAGTGGCTAACAGATCTTCAACAAGTAAATGCATTCAAAGTTGACCGATGCATCAAGGCACAGGACTTTGGACAACTTGATCATGCTCAATTGCATCACTTCTCAGATGCCAGCGAAAATGGCTATGGAACAGTAACTTATCTTCGACTGCAAAATCAAAATAATGTACATGTTTCTTTTCTGCTTGGCAAATCAAGAGTGGCACCTCTCAAACAAATTACCATTCCTCGATTAGAGCTTACTGCTGCTGTCCTGGCTGTTCGAATAGATAAGATGCTTAGAACAGAACTGCAGCTTCCACTTGATGATTCTTGTTTTTGGACTGATAgtacttcagttcttaaatacataaaaaatgaagaaaaaaggtTTCGTACATTTGTAGCCAACAGAGTATCAACCGTTCGAGAAATAACAGACATCACACAGTGGAGATACATCCATACCACCCAGAATCCTGCAGATGATGCTTCTAGGGGGTTGAAAGTGGGGAAGTTACTCACAAACAAGCGATGGTTAAAAGGTCCAGACTTTCTGAGGACAACAAAGGAGGAGTGGCCAGAAGTCAATTTGGATTTATGCATTGCTCCTGAAGATCCAGAGCTCAAAAGGGAGCACAAAATAAATGCTGTGATTATTGAAACAAATGTAACTAGCCAACTGATTGAATATTTTTCTGATTGGAAGAGGCTAAAAATTGCAGTTGCATGGATGCTGAAACTAAAGCATATCTTAATGGAATTGAGCAAGAAAAGGAAAGAACTGTTGAAATCGTCAGACCGACCCTGTAATATTGAACTGGAAGTGAAAAGGATCAAAGCTGCATTAGGACCCCAAAGCTTGTCATCAGAGGATCTAACTGAAGCAGAAAATGCAGTCATTCGTTTCTCTCAGTTTGAAAAATTTGCCAATGAAATTGTCGCACTGTCCTCAGGAAAATATGAGGTGAGAAAGGACAGCACTATCCATCGATTGAATCCGGTTCTAGAGCATGAATTGTTGAGAGTTGGTGGAAGATTGTGTAATGCAGCAATGCCTGAAGAGATTAAACATCCCATAATTTTATCTAAAGACCAACATGTTTCCAAGCTTATTCTAAAGCATATACATGAACAGGTCGGTCATGGTGGAAGAAACCAGGTTCTTTCCAAGTACGTGAGAAATATTGGATAA